GATGTCCATTGCAGTAGAGTCTCTAATGGAACCTTTACCTATTTCCATGtttctctcccccttttttttgttgaaaacacaCCTCAGTAGCCACTAAGTTACAATGAACCCTTTTCAGTTCttgctttattaaataaaatttcttttagagTGTGATGTCAAGTACGGGAAcaagcaaaagcaaaaggaaagaACTTTACACTTCGATTAAAGAAGGGAAATTCTAGTACTGATGGGTGGCAGGGCTTGTTTAGGGGTAATTGGTAATTGGGTACCTTTTAATTTTAGAGCTATGTTTTAGTGTTCTAGAATGGTGTTTTTTGTGGTGCTTAATTGATTGTTTGGTTTGCATTATGCTTTGTTCATTTGTTGGTTTACTTTGTTTGATTTAGACATTGAATCTCACCTTGGTTGGTTGGTTAGGTTGCTTATACAATTTGCAACTATGTGTCTTTTATGTTTATGCCTTGCAGCCATGAACGTtaggttgtttatattttaatgttttactttaactcttccttgataTGATTAAATCGATTGAAAATCAGTGTATATAGATGCATGATGTATAATTCAGTTTAGCAattatatgttttcaattttctgtgAAATCTCTCTTTCACTCTGTCTCTCTGTATTTGTTTCTGTGAGTTTGTTGTAGAACATTCAATTACTTGCCTGTGTTTACTTGCAAAAGCCAAGCTATTCTTCACTATTACTTGCCTGTGTTTACTTGCCTGTGTTTACGTGTCTAACATGATTGCATGCGTGTCAGATATGCAGCAAGTGGGAAATGTGGATCCTGGACCGACGGCTGGTACACAGTTGACGCGGCAGTCGGTTCATCGATCCACGCTGCTTTGGGAGACGCCAGCCGGTCAGGTGTGTAGTTGTACTGAACTTTGGACATGTCGAAaccatttaattttatttctgtaGGGTTTTTTGATTCTTAGCAAATAGACGTTGGACATGGTAGAATGTTTTGGTTTACGCAGAATTGTATTTAATCCAAAGAGAAAATGGCATGAAGCATAAATAATCAAGAACATTGTATGGAGCAGAAATGTTCAAAGTCAGTACATGTCATTTAGAAGCTATagtaatcaataaaaaattgaatccgCTACTATTCTTTTTGCCAAACATGCGCACACAATTACGCGTGGCTACACATAAGACAACTAACGACCTTGATTCCTAATTCCCTACTCCATTTGACATAGTGACGCACtttgttcattcatttcaaaacaTGATGCCCATCACCTTAGTGCTGATTTTAAACAATGTCATTGATGTTGAATTTGATCCTATCTGCTATTGAGGTAGAGCGAATAAGCAATTAACATTGTAACTAACGTTTTGCAAAATGTTCGGGACTAACTAGTTAGCCTACTGTTTcttgcatattattattatgtagcATTGTTATAGTTATTTCGTGTGCACTATCCTAAGACAATGCTCTTTCGTGTGCAGGTAGTGCCAGGCGTGCTAAACTGCAGACGCCGAAGTTGCAAGTTACCCGAGCATGGGCTTGACCCACGGATTGCTAGGTACATAACTGAGGCGGGTTTTGAAGGGTTATTCAAGGTCCCAAACTTGGAAGTGGATCATGCATTGATCACAGCACTAGTTGAGCGTTGGCGTCCGGAGACGCACACATTCCACCTACCACATGGAGAGATGAGCATCACCTTACAAGATATTGAGGTGATGCTAGGGGTTCCTGTTGATGGGTTGCCAATTACTGGGGCTGTGAAGATGGATTGGCCTACGTTGTGTCTTGAGTTATTGGGTCATCGTCCACCAGACCCGATACCGCATCCCCATGAGAACACCTCTATCCTTGCTGGGGCGAGGCTCAGATTCACGTGGCTGGATGCACTATTTAGTGGGTCCCTAGCTGTGGATGCTACTGATAAGGTAGTGCAGCAACATGCGCGCTATCGCATACTCGATCGGTTGGGGACGATTTTGTTTATGGATAAGTCGGCAGACCGGGTGTCGGTGCTGCCTCTACAGTTCCTAAACCCTATCAGCAACGCGAAGAGGTACAGTTGGGGTAGTGGGGCATTAGCCTAGTTGTACAGGCACTTATGCAAGGCATCGGAGTCGAAGGCGAAGCAGATTGGAGGAGCAGTGATGTTGGTGCAGCTGTGGGCGTATTCGAGGTTCCCACTGATATGCCCTGTTATGAGGTTGCCACTACCGCCAGTGGAGGCAGGTCCCCTTGCCAATCGGTATGTTATTTGAGTAGTTTGATACAATTGTCAagtactattattttttttcaataaatgtttGGTATGATTTGTGGTGCCTACGTATATTTGTAAGACTGTGTTGCTTCTATGATTAAAGCATGCTATTTTGCGAAAGAAAAATTTCTTCACCTTATGTCAATCATTATatttgcattattattattttggttagtCTGATTCCAATTTAAATTCCAATATCTTACTGCATTTAGTTAATATTAGAAATGCTAAAATGTATTGGCAATGCTAAAGCATAGCTGTTTTGGCCAATGTCCTTTTCTGCCTGGTAGTAGTTCTGAATTTGCAAGATAATTAGGGCCATAACctagccaagagccttgtagtttAATTGGCACCTCCTAGTGTTTCCGACGTAGACatccagggttcaaatcccccacTCCAACTATGAAattatcaacaaataaaaaatagaattaggGCCATAACTTAACTTTACCCTATGCTTAACTATTTTTATATGGTAAGACAAATAAGTATATATTACATGTATATCACACCTCTAATACAGAAGAAGATAAAAGAGATTAAATCATATACTTTCAACAAATCCCTAAGTCAAGAATCTCTCTATGTCTAgatctttctaatttttagtaaaataagtggTGGAAACCCATAATGATGGTTGGATATCATAGATGACCTTGGGTTTCACTTCTCAGATGGTTTGGGTTTAATATTCCTCCTTCAAATTTCAATCTAATGTATTTTTGATAATTGTGTTTAGAAATGAAGtattggttttttggttttcaaaaatCATTCATCATAGAATATACATAAATTGATATATGAGATGTACATGAGTCAAGAGCTCCTTGGCACTAATTGTAGGACTTGGCTAACCAATATGCATCACGGTGGGTTAGTAAGAGCttagaaattaatttaaatcCTCTTAGCTTTTCCATCGATGATTGTTATTCTTGGAATTCCTTTATCTCAGTCTCTAGATTGGGTGGTAGAATATTTTTCTGCCGTATGTCATTGTTGTTTAGTCTAAAGGTTAAAGACCTCATGAATTATTTGGTATCACTTTTGATGTGTAGCATAAACATTTTATGT
The Quercus lobata isolate SW786 chromosome 10, ValleyOak3.0 Primary Assembly, whole genome shotgun sequence DNA segment above includes these coding regions:
- the LOC115965043 gene encoding serine/threonine-protein phosphatase 7 long form homolog produces the protein MSITLQDIEVMLGVPVDGLPITGAVKMDWPTLCLELLGHRPPDPIPHPHENTSILAGARLRFTWLDALFSGSLAVDATDKVVQQHARYRILDRLGTILFMDKSADRVSVLPLQFLNPISNAKRYSWGSGALA